GCCTCTTCCGGTGCCGCTTTCAGTTCGCTCGCGGTCATGTCTTTCGGCGCGGTGAACGGGTGGTGCATTGCCGTCAGGCCGCCTTCACCGTCTTCTTCAAACATTGGGAAATCAATCACCCACAGCGGAGCCCATTTGGCTTCGTCGGTCAGGCTCAGGTCTTTACCCAGTTTAAGGCGCAGTGCGCCCAGCGCGTCGGCAACCACTTTCTTGTTGTCAGCGCCGAAGAAGATCATGTCGCCGTCCTGTGCGCCAGTGCGCTCAAGAACCGCTTCCACGATGTCTGCGTTCAGGAATTTCGCCACCGGGCTGGTGATCCCTTCGATGCCTTTCGCACGTTCGGTGACTTTAATATAAGCCAGGCCTTTCGCGCCGTAGATTTTCACGAAATTGCCGTAGTCATCAATTTGTTTACGGCTCAAGCTTGCGCCGCCTGGAACACGCAGGGCAGCCACGCGGCCTTTCGGATCGTTAGCCGGGCCGGAGAAGACAGCAAATTCGACTGCTTTCAGCAGGTCAGCGACGTCCACCAGCTCCATCGGGTTACGCAGGTCGGGTTTGTCAGAACCGTAACGACGCTCTGCTTCTGCGAAGGTCATGATCGGGAAATCGCCCAGATCCACACCTTTCACGTCCTGCCACAGACCACGTACCAGCGCTTCCATGATTTCGCGCACCTGTGGTGCGGTCATGAAGGAAGTCTCGACGTCGATCTGGGTAAATTCAGGCTGACGGTCAGCGCGCAGGTCTTCGTCGCGGAAGCATTTCACGATCTGATAGTAGCGATCGAAACCGGACATCATCAGCAGCTGTTTGAACAGCTGTGGAGACTGCGGCAGCGCGTAGAATTTGCCTTTATGTACGCGTGAAGGGACCAGATAATCGCGCGCGCCTTCCGGCGTGGCTTTGGTCAGCATCGGGGTTTCGATATCGAGGAAACCGTGGTCGTCCATGAAACGACGCACCAGGCTGGTGATCCTCGCGCGGGTTTTCAGGCGCTGAGCCATTTCCGGGCGACGCAGATCCAGATAGCGATATTTCAGACGCGCTTCTTCGGTGTTGACGTGGTTGGAGTCAAGCGGTAGCGATTCTGAACGGTTGATGATGGTCAGGTCGGACGCCAGCACTTCGATGGCACCCGTCGCCATATCGGCGTTGATGTTTTTTTCGTCACGCGCACGCACGGTGCCGGTGACCTGGATGCAGAACTCATTACGCAGTTCGGAGGCCAGTTTTAACGCGTCCGCACGATCCGGATCGAAGAACACCTGCACGATGCCTTCACGGTCACGCAAATCGATGAAGATAAGGCTACCAAGATCACGACGACGGTTGACCCAACCACACAGGGTCACCTGCTGTCCAACGTGGGACTGACGCAACTGCCCGCAATATTCTGTACGCATGAGATATCCCTTAATTTAGCCGCAGGCTAAATGTCGCCTGAGTTAC
Above is a window of Lelliottia jeotgali DNA encoding:
- a CDS encoding Aspartyl-tRNA synthetase, with protein sequence MRTEYCGQLRQSHVGQQVTLCGWVNRRRDLGSLIFIDLRDREGIVQVFFDPDRADALKLASELRNEFCIQVTGTVRARDEKNINADMATGAIEVLASDLTIINRSESLPLDSNHVNTEEARLKYRYLDLRRPEMAQRLKTRARITSLVRRFMDDHGFLDIETPMLTKATPEGARDYLVPSRVHKGKFYALPQSPQLFKQLLMMSGFDRYYQIVKCFRDEDLRADRQPEFTQIDVETSFMTAPQVREIMEALVRGLWQDVKGVDLGDFPIMTFAEAERRYGSDKPDLRNPMELVDVADLLKAVEFAVFSGPANDPKGRVAALRVPGGASLSRKQIDDYGNFVKIYGAKGLAYIKVTERAKGIEGITSPVAKFLNADIVEAVLERTGAQDGDMIFFGADNKKVVADALGALRLKLGKDLSLTDEAKWAPLWVIDFPMFEEDGEGGLTAMHHPFTAPKDMTASELKAAPEEAVANAYDMVINGYEVGGGSVRIHSGEMQQTVFGILGINEQEQREKFGFLLDALKYGTPPHAGLAFGLDRLTMLLTGTDNIRDVIAFPKTTAAACLMTEAPSFANPASLAELGIDVVKKEEKN